One window from the genome of Sphingomicrobium arenosum encodes:
- the mnmA gene encoding tRNA 2-thiouridine(34) synthase MnmA: MFPTFDLPGAPSAARIVVAMSGGVDSSVVACLAAKTGAEVIGVTLQLYDHGEAVARSGSCCAGQDIYDAKMVCDRLGIAHYVLDYESRFREGVIDKFADDYAAGRTPIPCSQCNQGVKFVDLLAFARELGATCLATGHYVRRVIGEDGRPQLWKGRDPRRDQSYFLSGTTLDQLQFLRFPLGDLPKPEVRRLAEEAGLEVAGKPDSQDICFVPDGDYASLVKKLRPETEAPGEIVGLDGSVLGTHRGTVHYTIGQRRGLEIGGQPEPLYVVRIDAEARRVVVGPKAALAVSAASIEDMNWIGETQALVDAKVRSLAPPVPARLENGAVRFETPQYGVAPGQSAVFYEGERLLGGGTITATQAAELAPA, from the coding sequence ATGTTTCCGACTTTCGATCTCCCCGGCGCGCCGTCCGCAGCGCGCATCGTCGTCGCCATGTCCGGCGGCGTGGATTCGAGCGTGGTCGCCTGCCTCGCCGCCAAGACCGGCGCCGAGGTGATCGGTGTCACCTTGCAGCTCTACGACCATGGCGAGGCGGTGGCGCGCTCGGGCAGCTGCTGCGCGGGGCAGGACATCTATGATGCCAAGATGGTGTGCGACCGGCTGGGCATCGCCCATTATGTGCTCGATTACGAATCGCGCTTTCGCGAAGGGGTGATCGACAAGTTCGCGGACGATTATGCGGCGGGGCGCACGCCGATTCCCTGTTCGCAGTGCAACCAGGGGGTGAAGTTCGTCGACCTGCTCGCCTTCGCGCGCGAACTGGGCGCGACCTGCCTTGCGACCGGCCATTATGTTCGCCGCGTCATCGGCGAGGATGGCAGGCCGCAGTTGTGGAAAGGGCGCGATCCGCGGCGCGACCAGAGCTATTTCCTTTCTGGCACGACGCTCGACCAGCTCCAGTTCCTGCGCTTTCCGCTGGGCGACCTGCCCAAGCCAGAAGTACGCAGGCTCGCTGAGGAAGCGGGGCTCGAGGTGGCGGGCAAGCCCGACAGCCAGGACATCTGCTTCGTGCCCGACGGCGATTATGCCAGCCTCGTGAAGAAACTGCGTCCCGAGACCGAGGCGCCGGGCGAGATCGTCGGGCTGGACGGCAGCGTGCTCGGCACGCATCGCGGCACGGTACATTATACGATCGGCCAACGCCGCGGGCTCGAGATCGGGGGGCAGCCCGAGCCGCTTTACGTCGTGCGCATCGACGCCGAGGCGCGCCGCGTGGTGGTCGGCCCCAAGGCCGCGCTCGCGGTGTCGGCGGCAAGCATCGAGGATATGAACTGGATCGGCGAGACGCAGGCGCTGGTCGATGCCAAGGTGCGCAGCCTCGCGCCGCCGGTGCCCGCGCGGCTCGAAAACGGGGCGGTGCGGTTCGAGACGCCGCAATATGGCGTCGCGCCGGGCCAGTCGGCGGTTTTCTACGAGGGCGAGCGCTTGCTCGGCGGCGGCACGATCACGGCGACGCAGGCGGCCGAGCTGGCGCCGGCCTGA
- a CDS encoding YkvA family protein, producing MKDWARRLKREALLLWVAARHPGVPLLAKTVAGLVAAYAFSPIDLIPDFIPVLGLVDDLLIVPLGVWLALKLVPRGLRSQLRAEAAQLAERPVSRTGLALVIVAWIALAALGWRLLA from the coding sequence GTGAAAGATTGGGCACGGCGGCTGAAGCGCGAGGCGCTGCTGCTGTGGGTGGCGGCGCGGCATCCGGGCGTACCGCTGCTCGCCAAGACAGTAGCGGGGCTGGTCGCGGCCTATGCCTTTTCGCCGATCGACCTCATCCCCGATTTCATCCCGGTGCTGGGGCTGGTCGATGACCTGCTCATCGTGCCGCTCGGCGTGTGGCTGGCGCTGAAACTGGTGCCGCGCGGGCTGCGGTCGCAATTGCGCGCCGAGGCGGCGCAATTGGCGGAGAGGCCGGTCAGCCGCACGGGACTGGCGCTGGTGATCGTCGCCTGGATCGCTTTGGCCGCGCTTGGTTGGCGGCTCTTGGCCTAG
- a CDS encoding cation diffusion facilitator family transporter, which produces MSGFHGHDHGHGHGHDHHGERASLTSKAAIFSVSVALFLVALKVWASWSTGSVAMLGSLADTSLDLIASLVTFFGVRYAAMPADEEHRFGHGKAESIAALFQVILISVSAIGIAWRAIARFGSGERTQELELGVGVSAVAILVTLALLAYQRMVIRKTGSVAIATDHVHYQSDLLLNMAVIAALALDQLGNFPLADPIFGILIAAWLLRGAWKGASHALDQLMDREWDDEKRDRFIAMINAHPELHGIHELRTRTSGGHDFAQFHIWLDPQMTVAQAHDVMDDVEARIVKEFPGVDILIHPDPKGLEEPGQDMTPETASD; this is translated from the coding sequence ATGAGCGGATTTCACGGACATGACCACGGCCACGGCCACGGCCACGACCATCACGGCGAACGGGCCAGCCTGACCTCGAAGGCCGCCATCTTCTCGGTCTCGGTCGCGCTCTTCCTCGTCGCCCTCAAGGTCTGGGCCAGCTGGTCGACGGGCAGCGTCGCCATGCTCGGCAGCCTTGCCGACACCAGCCTCGACCTCATCGCCAGCCTCGTCACCTTCTTCGGCGTGCGCTACGCCGCCATGCCCGCCGACGAGGAGCATCGCTTCGGTCACGGCAAGGCGGAGAGCATCGCCGCGCTGTTCCAGGTCATCCTCATCTCGGTCAGCGCCATCGGTATCGCGTGGCGCGCCATCGCCCGCTTCGGCTCGGGCGAGCGGACGCAGGAGCTCGAACTGGGCGTCGGCGTGTCGGCGGTGGCGATCCTCGTCACCCTCGCCTTGCTCGCCTACCAGCGCATGGTCATCAGGAAAACGGGCTCGGTCGCCATCGCCACCGACCATGTCCACTACCAGTCGGATCTCCTCCTCAACATGGCGGTGATTGCCGCGCTGGCCTTGGACCAGCTCGGCAACTTCCCGCTCGCCGACCCGATTTTCGGCATCCTCATCGCCGCCTGGCTGCTGCGCGGCGCATGGAAAGGGGCGAGCCATGCCCTCGACCAGCTAATGGACCGCGAGTGGGACGATGAAAAACGCGACCGCTTCATCGCCATGATCAATGCCCATCCCGAACTGCACGGCATCCACGAACTGCGCACCCGCACGTCGGGCGGCCACGACTTCGCGCAATTCCACATCTGGCTCGATCCCCAGATGACGGTGGCACAAGCACATGACGTGATGGACGATGTCGAAGCGCGCATCGTCAAGGAATTCCCCGGCGTCGACATCCTCATCCATCCCGATCCCAAGGGGCTGGAGGAGCCGGGGCAGGACATGACGCCCGAGACGGCGAGCGACTGA
- a CDS encoding YihY/virulence factor BrkB family protein: MTKRVAIGVYSDGFIHAGNLAYISMLAIFPFIILATAIAVLFDAGSASEGAILTILSRLPPNVAEALADPLFEVSARDPGPLLWFGAIVGMWTTGSFIETIRDVLRRAYGVRMVAPFWEYRLASIGLIVGAVILLIIAFASSLTLSSIQELIEQWFPVTREGSGLVMALRIIPAVTLYITVYLVIWALTPTRYRKKQCRIWPGALAITLWWLITVALLPQAVQLFGGYGRTYGSLAGAMVALIFFYIIGFGVVIGAELNAALASSGDKALKGEHYSGPHADELEVEDPGEDEEVDEEEPDEEEGSR; the protein is encoded by the coding sequence GTGACCAAGCGGGTTGCCATCGGCGTCTATTCGGACGGCTTCATCCATGCCGGCAATCTCGCCTACATCTCGATGCTGGCGATTTTCCCCTTCATCATTCTCGCCACCGCCATCGCGGTCCTGTTCGATGCAGGCAGCGCCAGCGAGGGCGCGATCCTCACGATCCTGTCGCGGCTGCCGCCCAATGTCGCCGAAGCGCTCGCCGATCCCCTGTTCGAAGTGTCGGCGCGCGATCCGGGGCCGCTTTTATGGTTCGGTGCCATCGTCGGCATGTGGACGACGGGCAGTTTCATCGAGACGATCCGCGACGTGCTGCGGCGGGCCTATGGCGTGCGGATGGTCGCGCCCTTCTGGGAATATCGGCTCGCTTCGATTGGGCTCATCGTCGGCGCGGTGATCCTGCTCATCATCGCCTTCGCATCGAGCCTCACGCTGTCGAGCATCCAGGAACTGATCGAACAATGGTTCCCGGTGACGCGCGAGGGGTCGGGGCTGGTGATGGCGCTGCGCATCATCCCGGCAGTGACGCTTTACATCACCGTCTATCTCGTCATCTGGGCGCTGACCCCGACGCGCTATCGTAAGAAGCAATGTCGCATCTGGCCGGGCGCGCTGGCGATCACTTTGTGGTGGCTGATCACCGTCGCGCTTCTGCCGCAGGCGGTGCAATTGTTCGGCGGCTACGGGCGCACCTATGGCAGCCTCGCGGGCGCGATGGTGGCGCTCATCTTCTTCTACATCATCGGCTTCGGGGTGGTGATCGGCGCGGAACTCAACGCGGCCCTAGCGTCATCGGGCGACAAGGCGCTAAAGGGCGAACATTATTCGGGACCGCATGCGGACGAACTCGAGGTCGAGGACCCGGGCGAGGACGAGGAGGTCGACGAGGAAGAACCGGACGAAGAAGAGGGAAGTCGATGA
- a CDS encoding adenylosuccinate synthase yields MANVTVIGAQWGDEGKGKIVDWLASRADLVVRFQGGHNAGHTLVVGGTTYKLSLLPSGIVRGTPSVIGNGVVLDPWALKSEIEKVSGQGVSITPDNLWIAENTPLILPIHRDLDALREDALSKGKIGTTRRGIGPAYEDKVGRRAIRVCDLAELDHIAPIFERLCAHHDHLRAGFGEDPIDRDELLGQLRDIADFVTPFVRPVWRDLDEARRAGKRILFEGAQGTMLDVDHGTYPFVTSSNTVSGTVGAGSGMGPNAAGTVLGITKAYTTRVGSGPFPTELHDEIGQRLGERGHEFGTVTSRQRRCGWFDAVLVRKSVAVTGINGIALTKIDVLDGLDTVKICTGYKIDGKEYDYLPASAQLTEKIEPIYEEMPGWSETSAGARSWADMPANAIKYVRRIEELVRCPVTLLSTSPERDDTILVSDPFSQ; encoded by the coding sequence GTGGCCAATGTGACCGTCATCGGCGCCCAGTGGGGCGATGAAGGCAAGGGCAAGATCGTCGACTGGCTGGCCAGCCGCGCCGACCTCGTCGTCCGCTTCCAGGGCGGGCACAATGCCGGCCACACGCTGGTCGTCGGCGGGACCACCTACAAGCTCTCGCTCCTACCCTCGGGCATCGTGCGCGGCACGCCGAGCGTCATCGGCAATGGCGTCGTCCTCGACCCCTGGGCGCTGAAGAGCGAAATCGAGAAGGTCTCGGGCCAGGGTGTTTCGATCACCCCCGACAATCTGTGGATCGCCGAGAATACGCCGCTCATCCTGCCGATCCACCGCGACCTCGACGCGCTGCGCGAGGATGCTTTGTCGAAGGGTAAGATCGGTACCACCCGCCGCGGCATCGGTCCGGCCTATGAAGACAAGGTCGGTCGCCGTGCGATCCGCGTCTGCGACCTTGCCGAACTCGACCATATCGCGCCCATCTTCGAACGGCTGTGCGCGCATCACGATCATCTGCGCGCCGGGTTCGGCGAGGATCCGATCGACCGCGACGAATTGCTGGGGCAGCTGCGCGACATCGCCGATTTCGTCACGCCTTTCGTCCGCCCCGTCTGGCGCGACCTCGACGAGGCACGCCGCGCAGGCAAGCGCATCCTGTTCGAAGGCGCGCAGGGCACCATGCTCGACGTCGATCATGGCACCTATCCCTTCGTCACCTCGTCCAACACCGTGTCGGGCACGGTCGGCGCGGGCTCGGGCATGGGCCCCAATGCGGCCGGCACCGTGCTCGGCATCACCAAGGCCTATACGACCCGTGTCGGCTCGGGGCCTTTCCCGACCGAATTGCATGACGAGATCGGCCAGCGCCTCGGCGAGCGGGGCCACGAATTCGGCACCGTCACCAGTCGCCAGCGCCGCTGCGGCTGGTTCGACGCCGTGCTGGTGCGCAAGTCCGTCGCCGTCACCGGCATCAACGGCATCGCGCTGACCAAGATCGACGTGCTCGACGGGCTCGACACCGTCAAGATCTGCACCGGCTACAAGATCGACGGCAAGGAGTATGACTATCTCCCCGCCTCGGCGCAGCTGACCGAGAAGATCGAACCGATCTACGAGGAAATGCCCGGCTGGTCCGAGACCAGCGCCGGCGCGCGCAGTTGGGCCGACATGCCCGCCAACGCCATCAAATATGTTCGCCGCATCGAGGAATTGGTGCGCTGCCCCGTCACCCTCTTGTCGACGAGCCCCGAGCGCGACGACACCATTCTCGTTTCGGACCCCTTCAGCCAATGA
- a CDS encoding DnaJ C-terminal domain-containing protein has protein sequence MDLYQQLGVSRSASEADIKKAYRSLAKQLHPDRNKDNPKAAERFGKVTQAYDILSDKDKRAQYDRGEIDEDGNPKSPFGAGFGGGSPFGGGARGRAQGYPGAGAGQAGFEEADLSDLFEGLFGGGGGARQRQSQGGGGFGGFGRRSPPQKGADVNYRLSVPFVDAATLEPQRVKLSGGKTLDMKLPKGVEDGIKIRLAGQGEDGPGGKGDAIVTIAITGHKHFKRDGDDIRLDLPITLPEAVLGGKVKVPTVTGAVTMTIPKGTSGGTVMRLKGKGFSKKSGGNGDQLVTLEVAIPKGDAALEEFAKDWSHPGNPREGMGG, from the coding sequence ATGGACCTATACCAGCAACTGGGCGTCTCGCGCAGCGCGAGCGAAGCCGATATCAAGAAAGCCTATCGCAGCCTCGCCAAGCAGCTGCATCCCGACCGCAACAAGGATAATCCCAAGGCGGCCGAGCGGTTCGGCAAGGTGACGCAGGCTTATGATATCCTGTCCGACAAGGACAAGCGCGCGCAATATGATCGCGGCGAGATCGACGAGGACGGCAATCCCAAGTCGCCCTTCGGCGCGGGCTTTGGCGGAGGCAGCCCGTTCGGCGGCGGCGCGCGCGGCCGGGCGCAGGGCTATCCCGGCGCGGGCGCGGGGCAGGCCGGTTTCGAGGAAGCCGATCTGTCCGACCTGTTCGAGGGACTGTTCGGTGGTGGCGGCGGCGCGCGCCAGCGCCAGTCGCAGGGCGGCGGTGGCTTCGGCGGTTTCGGTCGCCGCAGCCCGCCGCAAAAAGGCGCCGACGTCAATTATCGGTTGAGCGTACCCTTCGTCGATGCCGCGACGCTGGAGCCGCAGCGGGTCAAGCTGTCGGGCGGAAAGACGCTCGACATGAAATTGCCCAAGGGGGTCGAGGACGGCATCAAGATCAGGCTCGCCGGACAGGGCGAGGACGGCCCCGGCGGCAAGGGTGATGCGATCGTCACCATCGCCATCACCGGCCATAAGCATTTCAAGCGCGACGGCGACGATATTCGCCTCGACCTGCCGATCACGCTGCCCGAGGCGGTGCTGGGCGGCAAGGTGAAGGTGCCGACCGTGACCGGCGCGGTGACCATGACGATCCCCAAGGGGACCAGCGGCGGCACCGTGATGCGCCTCAAGGGCAAGGGTTTTTCGAAGAAGTCGGGCGGCAATGGCGACCAGCTCGTCACGCTTGAAGTCGCCATTCCCAAGGGCGATGCGGCGCTCGAGGAGTTTGCCAAGGATTGGAGCCATCCCGGCAATCCGCGCGAGGGAATGGGAGGCTAG
- the pdxH gene encoding pyridoxamine 5'-phosphate oxidase: MDMDPFQMFDDWFAEACAREPSDPNAMALATATPEGLPSVRIVLLKDHGPDGFTFYTNKQSRKGEELAANAHAALAFHWKSTYKQVRITGRIEHVDDATADAYFASRGRDKQLAATASDQSRPLPSRDIFLERIAALEEDYPEGDLPRPAHWGGFRLIPDAIEFWEGTPERMHHRILFTRTGSGWQEGLLYP; this comes from the coding sequence ATGGACATGGATCCGTTCCAAATGTTCGACGACTGGTTTGCCGAGGCATGCGCCCGCGAACCGTCCGATCCCAACGCCATGGCACTCGCCACCGCGACTCCCGAGGGGCTCCCTTCGGTGCGGATCGTGCTCCTGAAGGACCATGGGCCGGACGGCTTCACCTTCTATACCAACAAGCAGAGCCGAAAGGGCGAGGAACTGGCCGCCAACGCCCATGCCGCGCTCGCCTTCCACTGGAAATCGACCTACAAGCAGGTGCGCATCACGGGGCGCATCGAGCATGTCGATGACGCCACCGCCGATGCCTATTTCGCCAGCCGCGGGCGCGACAAGCAGCTCGCCGCCACCGCTTCGGACCAGAGCCGCCCGCTGCCCTCGCGCGACATCTTCCTCGAGCGGATCGCCGCGCTGGAAGAAGACTATCCCGAAGGCGATCTGCCGCGTCCGGCGCACTGGGGCGGCTTTCGCCTCATCCCCGACGCTATCGAATTCTGGGAAGGCACGCCGGAACGTATGCACCACCGCATTCTTTTCACCCGGACTGGCAGCGGCTGGCAGGAAGGGCTTCTCTACCCATGA
- a CDS encoding class I SAM-dependent methyltransferase — MTSRETTGLLARDDAANAHVGLADRIAVALLAPFTAPFLLKSLRGGSVAEKERLCDRLDLAPDALPNLGSWKADTGFLHLIVDHILEHRPKRVVEFGCGASSLVIAAALKKAGCPPHISFDQHLEFVEKTMSWLEDHGLEADIRHAPLKPIDSDWPGLFYDTGPLEDGVDMMIIDGPPWTIHPMTRGGAERLFGKLAPGATVFLDDAARPGERLVARRWKKLHPEMDFHLWKGGEKGTLVGKKKA; from the coding sequence ATGACCAGCCGCGAAACCACCGGGCTGCTCGCCCGCGACGATGCCGCCAACGCCCATGTCGGCCTTGCCGACCGCATCGCCGTGGCGCTGCTCGCCCCCTTCACCGCGCCCTTCCTCCTCAAGAGCCTGCGCGGCGGATCGGTGGCCGAGAAGGAGCGGCTGTGCGACCGGCTCGATCTCGCGCCCGATGCGCTGCCCAACCTCGGCTCGTGGAAGGCCGACACCGGCTTTCTCCACCTCATCGTCGACCATATCCTCGAGCATCGCCCCAAGCGCGTCGTGGAATTCGGTTGCGGCGCCTCCAGCCTCGTCATCGCCGCCGCCCTGAAAAAGGCCGGCTGCCCGCCGCACATCAGCTTCGATCAGCATCTCGAATTCGTCGAGAAGACGATGAGCTGGCTCGAGGATCACGGCCTCGAGGCCGACATCCGCCACGCGCCCTTGAAGCCCATCGACAGCGACTGGCCCGGCCTCTTCTACGACACCGGCCCGCTCGAGGACGGCGTCGACATGATGATCATCGACGGCCCGCCCTGGACGATCCATCCGATGACCCGCGGCGGTGCCGAACGCCTGTTCGGCAAGCTCGCCCCCGGCGCCACCGTCTTCCTCGACGATGCCGCCCGCCCCGGCGAACGCCTCGTCGCGCGCCGCTGGAAGAAGCTCCACCCCGAAATGGACTTCCACCTCTGGAAGGGCGGCGAAAAGGGCACGCTGGTCGGCAAGAAAAAGGCCTAG
- a CDS encoding acylphosphatase, which produces MVARHLHITGKVQGVFFRDTTRKEAEARGVTGWVRNCEDGSVEAYVEGSRIAVDELIDRLAEGPPAAKVTAVESEDVEPLGCEKFLIRR; this is translated from the coding sequence ATGGTTGCACGTCATCTCCATATCACCGGCAAGGTGCAGGGGGTCTTCTTTCGCGACACGACGCGCAAGGAGGCCGAGGCGCGCGGCGTCACCGGCTGGGTGCGCAATTGCGAAGACGGCAGCGTCGAGGCCTATGTCGAGGGCAGCCGGATTGCGGTGGACGAGCTGATCGACCGGCTCGCCGAGGGGCCGCCCGCCGCCAAGGTGACCGCGGTCGAGAGCGAGGATGTCGAACCGCTGGGCTGCGAGAAATTTCTCATTCGGCGATGA
- the fabI gene encoding enoyl-ACP reductase FabI, with protein MTGLMKGKRGLIMGLANNKSLAWGISKQLADQGAELAFTYLGDALKKRVGPLANELGSDILIDCDVSDMDNLDRAFAELKGHWDSLDFVVHAIGFSDKNELRGGYVDTSLDNFLMTMNVSAYSLVAVAARAKEMMTNGGSIVTLTYYGAEKVIPHYNVMGVAKAALETSVQYLAADLGPQNIRVNAISAGPIKTLAASGIGDFRYIMKWNEYNSPLRRNVTIEDVGGAGVYFCSDLSSGVTGEVHHVDAGYHVVGMKNPEAPDITVE; from the coding sequence ATGACCGGATTGATGAAGGGCAAGCGCGGGTTGATCATGGGCCTCGCCAACAACAAGAGCCTGGCGTGGGGGATCTCCAAGCAGCTCGCCGACCAGGGCGCCGAGCTCGCCTTCACCTATCTCGGCGATGCGCTGAAGAAGCGCGTCGGGCCGCTTGCCAATGAATTGGGCAGCGACATTCTGATCGATTGCGACGTCAGCGACATGGACAATCTCGACCGCGCCTTCGCGGAGCTGAAGGGGCATTGGGACAGCCTCGACTTCGTCGTTCATGCGATCGGTTTTTCGGACAAGAACGAGCTGCGCGGCGGCTATGTCGACACCAGCCTCGACAATTTCCTCATGACCATGAATGTCTCGGCCTACAGCCTGGTCGCGGTGGCGGCGCGCGCGAAGGAAATGATGACGAACGGCGGTTCGATCGTGACGCTGACCTATTATGGCGCCGAGAAGGTCATCCCGCACTACAATGTCATGGGGGTTGCGAAGGCGGCGCTGGAAACGAGCGTACAGTATCTCGCCGCCGACCTCGGGCCGCAGAACATCCGCGTCAATGCGATCAGCGCGGGGCCGATCAAGACGCTGGCGGCGAGCGGTATCGGCGATTTCCGCTACATCATGAAGTGGAACGAATATAATTCGCCGCTCCGCCGCAACGTCACCATCGAGGATGTCGGCGGGGCGGGGGTCTATTTCTGTTCGGACCTGTCGAGCGGGGTGACGGGCGAGGTGCATCATGTCGATGCGGGCTATCATGTCGTCGGCATGAAGAACCCCGAGGCGCCCGACATCACGGTCGAATAG
- a CDS encoding PhzF family phenazine biosynthesis protein — MPTIPFHQVDAFTVDGRALTGNPAAVMPLGGDWLDDDTLLAIAIENNLSETAFTLPCADAEADYELRWFTPGCEVAMCGHATLASAHALIGTADSIRFRTRKAGIITVTRDGERLVLDLPVATPAEDPRAEAALAAVGIGTKAHFYAGVEPIVIIPLDDEAAVRACTPDFRALKTIEALVMVTAPDERCDFASRVFAGAYGIDEDPVTGAAHMGLAPYWSNRLGRDTLTAHQASARGGDLSCRIHGDRLALGGTATSVIEGRFTL; from the coding sequence ATGCCGACCATTCCCTTCCATCAGGTCGATGCCTTTACCGTCGATGGACGCGCACTCACCGGCAACCCCGCCGCCGTCATGCCGCTGGGCGGCGACTGGCTCGACGACGACACGCTTCTCGCCATCGCCATCGAAAACAACCTGTCCGAGACCGCCTTCACCCTGCCGTGCGCCGATGCCGAGGCCGACTATGAGCTGCGCTGGTTCACGCCGGGTTGCGAAGTCGCAATGTGCGGCCATGCCACGCTCGCCAGCGCCCACGCCCTCATCGGCACGGCGGACAGCATCCGCTTTCGCACTCGCAAGGCGGGGATCATCACCGTGACCCGCGATGGCGAGCGGCTGGTCCTCGACCTTCCCGTCGCCACCCCTGCCGAGGATCCGCGCGCCGAGGCTGCCCTCGCTGCCGTCGGCATCGGCACGAAGGCGCATTTCTACGCCGGCGTCGAGCCGATCGTCATCATCCCGCTCGACGATGAAGCCGCCGTTCGTGCCTGCACCCCCGATTTTCGCGCGCTCAAGACCATCGAGGCGCTCGTCATGGTCACCGCGCCGGACGAGCGATGCGATTTCGCCAGCCGCGTCTTCGCCGGTGCCTATGGCATCGATGAGGACCCGGTCACGGGCGCCGCGCATATGGGCCTCGCGCCTTACTGGTCGAACAGGCTCGGCCGCGACACGCTCACCGCGCACCAGGCCAGTGCGCGCGGCGGCGATCTATCGTGCCGCATCCATGGCGACCGCCTCGCGCTCGGCGGCACCGCCACCAGCGTGATCGAAGGCCGCTTCACTCTCTAG
- a CDS encoding aldo/keto reductase — translation MTDQPMLTLNDDRAMPQLGFGTYKIDEEDAAEAVRSALEVGYGLVDTAAIYENERGVGSGLEGRGDIWLTTKVWNDDQGYEAAKTAFGHCLNRLGREDVDLVLIHWPCPDKGKFLDTWKAFIELREDGRAKSIGVSNFRRQEIEALVEETDFAPCVNQVECHPAFQQRELRAFHDELGIVTQSWSPLGRAKHFDDEVLQALAEETGQSPAAIVLRWHLQHGLSAIPKASGRAHMEDNFSALSFSLSDEQMGRIDGMDQGEAGRMGPDPADFC, via the coding sequence ATGACCGACCAGCCGATGCTCACCCTCAACGATGATCGCGCGATGCCCCAGCTGGGCTTCGGCACCTACAAGATCGACGAGGAGGATGCGGCCGAGGCGGTGCGCAGCGCGCTCGAGGTCGGCTACGGGCTCGTCGATACGGCGGCGATCTACGAGAATGAGCGCGGCGTGGGGTCGGGGCTCGAGGGTCGCGGCGACATCTGGCTGACGACCAAGGTGTGGAACGACGATCAGGGGTATGAGGCGGCGAAGACGGCGTTCGGCCACTGCCTCAACAGGCTGGGCCGCGAGGATGTCGACCTCGTGTTGATCCACTGGCCCTGTCCCGACAAGGGCAAGTTTCTGGATACGTGGAAGGCGTTTATCGAGCTTCGCGAGGACGGGCGGGCCAAGTCGATCGGCGTTTCGAACTTCCGCCGCCAGGAGATCGAGGCACTGGTCGAGGAGACGGACTTCGCGCCCTGCGTCAACCAGGTCGAATGCCACCCCGCCTTCCAGCAGCGCGAATTGCGCGCCTTCCATGACGAGCTCGGCATCGTGACGCAAAGCTGGTCGCCCTTAGGGCGGGCCAAGCATTTCGACGACGAGGTGCTACAGGCGCTGGCCGAGGAAACCGGGCAGTCGCCCGCCGCGATCGTGCTGCGCTGGCACCTCCAGCATGGGCTGTCGGCGATCCCCAAGGCCTCGGGCCGCGCGCATATGGAGGACAATTTTTCGGCGCTGTCGTTCAGCCTGTCGGACGAACAGATGGGGCGGATCGACGGCATGGACCAGGGCGAGGCCGGGCGCATGGGGCCCGACCCCGCCGATTTCTGCTAG